A part of Drosophila bipectinata strain 14024-0381.07 chromosome 3L, DbipHiC1v2, whole genome shotgun sequence genomic DNA contains:
- the Chro gene encoding uncharacterized protein Chro, with the protein MLAQEIAPTEIGKHANIIRAAQEELANMDVLVCGRCLRAYNFVEEFQSHKEDACEKENANMKESLDTKPTIWAFTLWKATQLYSRKDAYSGNSWALYQHWVKLEDSVREPWIVAGKTIQSFGKIAHGQLQDMPVRITKTVVNPNNNTSNNNNSNVSPTRKSPAGKLPTISNQLKDTENERPKSKPGTPTPSVPSSGAIKPNNRLAIRIDSKTEQRTEEPVEKIVAKRFNPRRKTHEYLVKWVDRSHHENTWEVMANLERVPYFLQMFEKQLARQKLTREKGLDAIKRMQSPVSSSKSDSAAPLSPVPAQSQISPTSRPSRTSKTKAMDSFKQWVNEKGGGDGSSSPSSANEDESATEQEWTSSTGLVKRKLDRTDSSLEESGLNDSMELEDLEEDLPSHTVKRLKNGGSSVQLNKPRVQHAEKLQTKVNGNSNLSHQKMGEIIYTEDSTSSGMFRKPEMPNTLHLKKEKTECPIRYLSRSEVANNSRGVFRVDSSEAQPNASPAALQPQKASLPASGGIAKRLPLARPAHSGANSPITVGQRQQVLRTPGSTATVQRRSAVSVNPNVRLNQQQTPARAHPGGRVLARAGAGTLQQRQPTTTPQIAKAVTPEQKILQLSKSGDLKVTRKVVTREELIAQRAAQARQRQQQSQAQIQKLTAGRQRIAAKPLSQPTPVPMEMEEDVQHQAQLCPITGKLIGQEETQLQMEQEQQQEQQREQLEAAAQALLSGDQQVLTNEDGSALLVRGEDGTVYQVAGKNAEGQTILVTQGPDGEQQFAYVASAEGEDQDVLSLDHAVAEAVHAGEQEDAQSAVAAPSEGEQILVSMTEEELAQHQAAVLQQAEAATTGTGTPATAQIHITTSDSDGTEAQIPAEVVQADLPSPGGTRRVVLLLQDGTFMMTEMHEDQFKTLNIPT; encoded by the exons ATGTTGGCACAGGAGATCGCACCGACTGAAATTGGGAAACACGCAAATATTATCAGAG CTGCACAGGAGGAACTTGCAAACATGGATGTGCTTGTGTGTGGCCGATGTTTGAGAGCCTATAATTTTGTGGAAGAGTTCCAGTCCCACAAGGAGGATGCCTGTGAAAAAGAGAACGCCAACATGAAAGAGTCGTTGGATACCAAGCCAACCATCTGGGCGTTTACTTTGTGGAAAGCTACCCAATTGTACTCACGGAAAGATGCTTATTCTGGAAACTCATGGGCTCTGTACCAACACTGGGTTAAATTGGAGGACAGCGTCAGGGAGCCATGGATTGTAGCTGGAAAAACTATACAGTCCTTCGGCAAGATTGCTCACGGGCAGCTTCAGGACATGCCAGTGCGCATAACGAAGACAGTTGTGAATCCAAATAATAATACCTCCAACAACAATAATTCCAACGTCTCGCCAACTAGAA AATCCCCGGCCGGGAAGCTACCAACCATATCAAACCAGTTAAAGGACACTGAGAATGAGCGACCAAAGTCGAAGCCGGGCACTCCAACGCCGTCAGTCCCCTCTAGTGGAGCAATCAAACCAAATAATCGACTTGCCATTCGAATTGATTCGAAAACAGAACAGCGAACAGAAGAGCCTGTTGAAAAAATTGTGGCTAAACGCTTCAACCCACGACGGAAGACTCACGAATATTTAGTTAAATGGGTGGATCGTTCGCATCATGAAAACACTTGGGAGGTCATGGCCAACCTTGAACGAGTTCCGTATTTTCTACAGATGTTCGAAAAGCAATTGGCGCGTCAAAAGCTGACCAGGGAGAAGGGTCTCGATGCTATTAAGCGTATGCAATCACCAGTTTCTTCCTCAAAATCAGATTCAGCCGCTCCACTAAGCCCGGTGCCGGCGCAGTCACAAATATCGCCCACTTCGCGACCTTCTCGCACGTCAAAGACGAAGGCAATGGATTCATTTAAGCAATGGGTAAATGAAAAGGGTGGTGGGGATGGATCTTCGTCGCCCTCTTCCGCCAATGAAGACGAATCGGCAACAGAGCAAGAATGGACATCATCAACGGGACTCGTTAAGCGAAAATTAGATCGTACAGACTCTAGCTTGGAGGAGAGTGGCCTCAACGATTCTATGGAATTAGAGGATTTGGAAGAAGATTTACCATCACACACGGTTAAGCGACTAAAAAACGGCGGAAGCTCTGTGCAGCTAAATAAACCACGTGTTCAGCACGCGGAGAAGTTGCAGACTAAGGTAAACGGCAACTCCAATTTATCACATCAAAAGATGGGCGAAATAATATACACAGAGGATAGCACCAGCTCGGGAATGTTCCGCAAGCCTGAAATGCCAAATACTCTTCACCtg AAAAAAGAGAAGACTGAGTGTCCGATACGCTATCTTTCGCGCTCCGAGGTGGCCAACAATTCCAGAGGTGTTTTCCGCGTGGATAGCTCTGAAGCCCAGCCAAACGCTTCCCCAGCTGCTTTACAGCCTCAAAAAGCTTCGTTGCCTGCAAGCGGAGGTATAGCCAAACGACTGCCCCTTGCCAGGCCCGCCCATTCTGGCGCCAACTCTCCCATTACTGTTGGTCAACGTCAACAAGTACTGCGCACCCCTGGGTCTACTGCGACTGTCCAGCGTAGATCTGCAGTTAGCGTTAATCCAAATGTGCGTCTGAACCAACAGCAAACTCCGGCCAGAGCCCATCCAGGTGGTCGCGTTTTAGCTCGTGCTGGAGCAGGAACACTTCAGCAACGACAACCGACAACCACACCTCAGATCGCTAAAGCAGTGACTCCTGAGCAAAAGATTCTACAGCTATCAAAGTCTGGGGATCTGAAGGTAACTCGGAAAGTGGTAACAAGAGAAGAGTTGATCGCGCAACGTGCTGCACAAGCTCGACAGCGACAGCAGCAATCCCAGGCGCAGATACAAAAGTTGACTGCAGGGCGGCAGCGAATTGCTGCTAAGCCATTAAGTCAACCTACGCCTGTGCCAATGGAGATGGAAGAGGACGTACAACACCAGGCTCAGCTGTGTCCAATTACGGGGAAGCTAATTGGTCAGGAGGAGACACAGTTGCAAATGGAACAAGAGCAGCAACAAGAGCAACAGCGTGAACAACTGGAAGCAGCGGCGCAGGCCCTTCTAAGTGGTGATCAACAGGTTCTTACCAACGAGGACGGATCTGCCCTGCTTGTTCGAGGCGAGGACGGAACTGTTTATCAGGTGGCGGGCAAGAATGCGGAAGGGCAGACCATTTTGGTCACACAGGGCCCCGACGGTGAACAACAATTTGCTTACGTAGCATCTGCTGAAGGAGAAGATCAGGATGTCCTCTCCTTGGACCATGCAGTGGCCGAGGCCGTCCACGCGGGTGAACAGGAGGATGCACAAAGTGCCGTGGCTGCACCGTCAGAGGGGGAGCAAATTCTCGTGTCTATGACTGAAGAAGAACTGGCCCAACATCAGGCAGCAGTGCTTCAACAGGCGGAGGCTGCCACAACTGGTACAGGAACGCCGGCTACAGCCCAAATACATATAACTACTTCTGACAGCGACGGGACAGAAGCCCAGATACCGGCCGAAGTTGTTCAAGCTGATTTGCCATCCCCTG GAGGTACACGTCGCGTCGTCTTGCTTCTACAGGATGGAACCTTCATGATGACAGAGATGCATGAAGACCAGTTCAAAACGCTAAATATCCCTACGTAG
- the LOC108122913 gene encoding uncharacterized protein isoform X4 yields MLKFLITFGAGVYTGIYVSQNYEQVPRVDDPQKLVQRLNEKVKELMEDSKKKSAAEQIVHDFKKEAKKILDD; encoded by the exons ATGCTTAAATTTTTG ATAACCTTTGGAGCCGGGGTTTACACGGGCATCTACGTATCCCAAAACTATGAG CAGGTCCCCCGTGTTGACGATCCTCAGAAATTGGTTCAGCGACTGAACGAGAAAGTAAAGGAACTGATGGAGGACAGCAAGAAAAA ATCAGCCGCCGAGCAAATTGTGCACGATTTTAAAAAGGAAGCCAAAAAGATTCTGGACGATTAG
- the LOC108122913 gene encoding uncharacterized protein isoform X2 has protein sequence MKLLALGAQVIRLRANTGVKIRTNSTCCQPEIPEPLPCCPKKSFWTFNRAMFFSMITFGAGVYTGIYVSQNYEVPRVDDPQKLVQRLNEKVKELMEDSKKKSAAEQIVHDFKKEAKKILDD, from the exons ATGAAATTGCTGGCACTTGGGGCGCAAGTGATTAGACTCAGGGCTAATACTGGAGTGAAAATCCGCACTAATAGCACATGCTGTCAGCCAGAAATTCCGGAGCCTCTGCCTTGCTGCCCGAAGAAAAGCTTTTGGACTTTCAACCGCGCAATGTTTTTTTCCATG ATAACCTTTGGAGCCGGGGTTTACACGGGCATCTACGTATCCCAAAACTATGAG GTCCCCCGTGTTGACGATCCTCAGAAATTGGTTCAGCGACTGAACGAGAAAGTAAAGGAACTGATGGAGGACAGCAAGAAAAA ATCAGCCGCCGAGCAAATTGTGCACGATTTTAAAAAGGAAGCCAAAAAGATTCTGGACGATTAG
- the LOC108122913 gene encoding uncharacterized protein isoform X3, producing MKLLALGAQVIRLRANTGVKIRTNSTCCQPEIPEPLPCCPKKSFWTFNRAMFFSMITFGAGVYTGIYVSQNYEVPRVDDPQKLVQRLNEKVKELMEDSKKK from the exons ATGAAATTGCTGGCACTTGGGGCGCAAGTGATTAGACTCAGGGCTAATACTGGAGTGAAAATCCGCACTAATAGCACATGCTGTCAGCCAGAAATTCCGGAGCCTCTGCCTTGCTGCCCGAAGAAAAGCTTTTGGACTTTCAACCGCGCAATGTTTTTTTCCATG ATAACCTTTGGAGCCGGGGTTTACACGGGCATCTACGTATCCCAAAACTATGAG GTCCCCCGTGTTGACGATCCTCAGAAATTGGTTCAGCGACTGAACGAGAAAGTAAAGGAACTGATGGAGGACAGCAAGAAAAAGTAA
- the Arf1 gene encoding ADP-ribosylation factor 1 — protein MGNVFANLFKGLFGKKEMRILMVGLDAAGKTTILYKLKLGEIVTTIPTIGFNVETVEYKNISFTVWDVGGQDKIRPLWRHYFQNTQGLIFVVDSNDRERIGEAREELMRMLAEDELRDAVLLIFANKQDLPNAMNAAEITDKLGLHSLRNRNWYIQATCATSGDGLYEGLDWLSNQLKNANR, from the exons atgggaaatgtATTTGCTAACCTCTTTAAAGGGCTTTTTGGTAAAAAAGAAATGAGAATATTAATGGTCGGATTAGATGCCGCTGGTAAAACAACCATTCTGTACAAACTCAAATTAGGCGAAATTGTTACAACGATACCTACTATTG GTTTCAATGTGGAGACTGTAGAATACAAGAATATTAGCTTTACTGTGTGGGATGTGGGCGGTCAAGATAAAATTCGTCCCCTATGGAGGCATTATTTCCAGAACACACAG GGTCTTATCTTTGTTGTTGATAGCAATGACCGTGAGCGTATTGGGGAGGCGAGAGAGGAGTTAATGCGCATGCTAGCAGAAGATGAATTGAGGGATGCAGTCTTGTTAATATTCGCCAACAAACAG GATCTGCCAAACGCAATGAATGCGGCCGAAATTACCGATAAGCTTGGCTTGCACTCACTCAGAAACCGTAACTGGTACATTCAAGCGACGTGTGCAACCAGCGGCGATGGACTCTACGAGGGACTCGATTGGCTCTCCAATCAGTTGAAGAACGCTAATCGCTAA
- the LOC108122920 gene encoding tRNA (cytosine(72)-C(5))-methyltransferase NSUN6, with amino-acid sequence MHYPKSPFLSCPHLEAEILKENSTALAPLLEWLCVAPRTTTYRINTLRSTVADFKKIVLDTLVTRYGSGAPKVYGLNSLPEVLCIDPLNSDHVENVSDPTLKEVIVDSTCGAALLRGAHIYAPGVVAMEHHTRFEELVNIFADLSGKCKRGTAVRFGSAEKIFLGKGKVLMRRHQLFNDDEPATGVAVEMMSTISGVIPGLGNLSCADALLQNLPSIVCVRVLDPQPGEVVLDMCAAPGNKTTHIAELMGDYGCVMALDNSKNRVQAMRSKLDYYRSIQLHVFDSTKAVDSQATTISAPPFPCASFDRILLDAPCSGLGNRPQLASQIKQPKILKSYPNVQRRLFTQAVQLLRDGGTLVYSTCTVTESECEGIVAWALSKFPDLKLVEATPRWGGPGLPLENLEASQLSMLQRFGPNKEHHKDEFDTVGFFIAKFQKHK; translated from the exons ATGCACTACCCAAAATCGCCGTTTCTAAGCTGTCCGCATTTGGAAGCGGaaattttgaaagaaaac TCCACAGCTCTTGCTCCTCTTCTGGAATGGCTCTGCGTTGCACCACGAACCACTACGTACAGGATAAACACTCTACGTTCAACAGTGgctgattttaaaaaaattgttttagaCACACTCGTAACCCGTTATGGAAGTGGCGCTCCTAAGGTCTATGGTCTTAACAGCCTACCCGAGGTTCTTTGCATTGATCCATTGAATTCAGACCACGTGGAGAATGTTTCGGACCCTACACTAAAAGAGGTCATCGTAGATTCAACTTGTGGTGCTGCACTTTTGCGTGGAGCCCACATATATGCCCCCGGGGTTGTCGCTATGGAACATCATACTAGATTTGAGGAGTTGGTGAACATCTTTGCGGATCTGAGTGGAAAATGCAAGAGAGGTACGGCTGTAAGATTTGGCAGTgcagaaaaaattttcttgGGAAAAGGGAAGGTACTAATGCGGCGACATCAACTATTTAATGATGACGAGCCTGCAACCGGAGTAGCTGTGGAAATGATGTCAACTATCAGCGGTGTGATACCAGGACTAGGAAACTTGAGCTGTGCAGACGCCCTGCTACAAAATCTTCCTTCAATTGTATGCGTACGAGTCCTGGATCCGCAACCTGGAGAGGTCGTCTTAGATATGTGCGCTGCACCTGGCAACAAAACAACCCACATAGCTGAGCTAATGGGCGACTATGGTTGCGTGATGGCATTGGACAATTCGAAGAACCGCGTTCAAGCCATGCGGTCCAAGTTGGATTACTATAGGAGTATTCAGTTACACGTCTTTGACTCGACAAAGGCAGTGGATTCGCAAGCCACTACAATTTCCGCACCGCCATTTCCATGCGCTAGCTTCGATCGAATTTTATTGGATGCCCCTTGCAGCGGTCTTGGTAATCGCCCCCAACTTGCAAGCCAAATTAAACAGCCGAAAATCTTAAAGTCATATCCAAATGTTCAAAGGCGCCTTTTTACACAGGCAGTCCAACTGTTGCGAGATGGCGGGACTCTAGTTTACAGTACCTGCACAGTTACTGAGTCGGAATGTGAAGGTATTGTGGCTTGGGCTTTGAGCAAATTTCCAGACCTGAAATTGGTAGAAGCGACGCCACGCTGGGGAGGCCCCGGTTTACCTCTAGAAAACCTAGAAGCATCACAATTATCAATGCTGCAACGCTTTGGACCAAACAAAGAACACCATAAAGATGAATTTGATACTGTTGGATTTTTCATTGctaaatttcaaaaacataaataa
- the EMC4 gene encoding ER membrane protein complex subunit 4, translating to MSTKQSSKKFKWALDFNISKNGDMPSPLGYNPAALVNQTDAAGRDQRLVIKKSWDLALGPLKNIPMNLFIMYMSGNSISIFPIMMVGMMLIRPIKAMFTTQVTSKMAEGAQGTGQRIVYFLGNLANVALALYKCHSMGLLPTHASDWLAFIQPQTRLEHYGGGVSFI from the exons ATGTCCACTAAGCAAAGTTCAAAGAAGTTCAAATGGGCGCTGGATTTTAACATAAG CAAAAATGGTGACATGCCTTCGCCGCTCGGATACAACCCAGCAGCTCTGGTGAACCAGACCGATGCAGCTGGTCGCGACCAACGCTTGGTAATAAAAAAGTCATGGGATCTCGCTCTAGGACCTCTAAAGAAC ATACCCATGAACCTTTTTATCATGTACATGTCCGGCAACTCAATATCCATATTCCCTATTATGATGGTAGGAATGATGTTAATTCGGCCTATCAAGGCTATGTTCACCACTCAAGTAACCTCCAAGATGGCCGAGGGCGCTCAAGGAACCGGCCAGCGTATAGTCTACTTCCTTGGTAACCTGGCTAATGTGGCACTAGCTCTTTATAAGTGTCACAGCATGGGACTGCTGCCCACGCACGCTTCCGACTGGCTTGCGTTCATCCAACCTCAGACGCGTCTCGAACATTATGGCGGTGGAGTTTCCTTCATTTAG
- the LOC108122913 gene encoding uncharacterized protein isoform X5, which translates to MLKFLITFGAGVYTGIYVSQNYEVPRVDDPQKLVQRLNEKVKELMEDSKKKSAAEQIVHDFKKEAKKILDD; encoded by the exons ATGCTTAAATTTTTG ATAACCTTTGGAGCCGGGGTTTACACGGGCATCTACGTATCCCAAAACTATGAG GTCCCCCGTGTTGACGATCCTCAGAAATTGGTTCAGCGACTGAACGAGAAAGTAAAGGAACTGATGGAGGACAGCAAGAAAAA ATCAGCCGCCGAGCAAATTGTGCACGATTTTAAAAAGGAAGCCAAAAAGATTCTGGACGATTAG
- the Ssl1 gene encoding general transcription factor IIH subunit 2 has product MADDENEDQKEYRWETGYEKTWEAIKDDEDGLLDGAISEIIQKAKRQRLAQKTKQNRLGMMRHLFVILDCSESMSVPDLKPTRLRCTIKLLEQFIEEFFDQNPISQLGIIALKAKRAEKVTELTGTSRVHLKALESLVNVSLTSEPSLQNGLDLALKTLKVVPSHASREIVVIMGSLTTCDPVDINLTIDELKKEGIRCSVISLSAEIHVARYLTQQTLGTFGAVLDDAHFRDQLMSQVDPPPAAKTQHNSLIRMGFPHTKNEVEGKDAPLSMCMCHIENLEEPSILCTTGHHCPQCNSKYCELPVECQSCGLTLVSAPHLARSYHHLFPVPNFEEVNFESMPAVSSDYNGGVKECYACAKVLSFVGDKSVFKCGFCQQFFCIDCDAFIHETLHACVGCNTIPGVDGLVYQQSTKPTSEDPR; this is encoded by the exons ATGGCCGACGATGAAAATGAAGACCAGAAAGAGTACCGATGGGAGACCGGATACGAAAAAACATG GGAAGCAATCAAAGACGACGAGGATGGTCTACTCGACGGGGCAATTTCCGAAATCATCCAGAAGGCTAAGCGGCAGAGGCTGGCAcagaaaacaaagcaaaacCGGCTTGGCATGATGCGACACCTTTTCGTCATATTGGATTGCTCCGAATCGATGAGCGTACCGGATTTGAAGCCCACAAGACTGCGGTGCACCATTAAGCTGTTGGAGCAGTTCATCGAAGAGTTCTTCGACCAGAACCCCATTAGTCAGCTGGGAATAATTGCACTTAAGGCCAAAAGGGCCGAGAAGGTAACTGAACTGACCGGGACGTCGCGAGTTCATCTAAAGGCGTTGGAAAG cttGGTAAACGTGTCTCTGACAAGCGAACCATCGCTTCAAAACGGTTTAGATCTAGCGCTAAAAACTCTTAAAGTGGTACCTTCGCATGCATCTCGCGAGATTGTCGTCATAATGGGATCGCTTACCACCTGCGACCCGGTCGACATCAACCTTACCATAGACGAGCTGAAAAAAGAAGGCATTCGGTGCTCTGTCATATCATTATCCGCGGAAATTCATGTAGCCCGCTATTTAACTCAACAGACGCTGGGAACTTTTGGTGCAGTCCTAGACGATGCCCACTTCCGCGATCAGCTTATGTCGCAAGTGGACCCGCCACCAGCGGCAAAGACGCAGCATAACTCCCTTATTCGTATGGGCTTTCCCCACACCAAGAATGAGGTGGAGGGTAAGGACGCGCCATTGTCTATGTGCATGTGTCACATTGAAAACTTGGAGGAGCCCAGTATATTATGCACTACTGGTCACCATTGCCCCCAATGTAACAGCAAATACTGCGAATTGCCTGTTGAGTGCCAATCCTGTGGTCTTACCCTTGTGTCTGCTCCTCATCTGGCACGTTCCTATCACCACTTGTTTCCTGTGCCAAACTTCGAGGAGGTAAATTTTGAATCGATGCCGGCAGTTTCCTCCGACTACAATGGCGGTGTAAAGGAATGCTACGCCTGTGCCAAGGTTCTTAGCTTTGTCGGCGACAAAAGTGTCTTCAAATGTGGATTTTGCCAGCAGTTCTTTTGCATTGACTGCGATGCGTTCATACACGAAACCCTACACGCGTGTGTTGGTTGCAACACTATTCCCGGAGTTGATGGCCTAGTGTATCAGCAGAGTACAAAGCCTACATCTGAGGATCCGCGTTAG
- the LOC108122913 gene encoding uncharacterized protein isoform X1, which translates to MKLLALGAQVIRLRANTGVKIRTNSTCCQPEIPEPLPCCPKKSFWTFNRAMFFSMITFGAGVYTGIYVSQNYEQVPRVDDPQKLVQRLNEKVKELMEDSKKKSAAEQIVHDFKKEAKKILDD; encoded by the exons ATGAAATTGCTGGCACTTGGGGCGCAAGTGATTAGACTCAGGGCTAATACTGGAGTGAAAATCCGCACTAATAGCACATGCTGTCAGCCAGAAATTCCGGAGCCTCTGCCTTGCTGCCCGAAGAAAAGCTTTTGGACTTTCAACCGCGCAATGTTTTTTTCCATG ATAACCTTTGGAGCCGGGGTTTACACGGGCATCTACGTATCCCAAAACTATGAG CAGGTCCCCCGTGTTGACGATCCTCAGAAATTGGTTCAGCGACTGAACGAGAAAGTAAAGGAACTGATGGAGGACAGCAAGAAAAA ATCAGCCGCCGAGCAAATTGTGCACGATTTTAAAAAGGAAGCCAAAAAGATTCTGGACGATTAG